The Symphalangus syndactylus isolate Jambi chromosome 8, NHGRI_mSymSyn1-v2.1_pri, whole genome shotgun sequence genome includes a window with the following:
- the LOC129488731 gene encoding uncharacterized protein codes for MVRASERDRTRETPPRARGLSGRALGSPRSRRDWTRSPPPLLRSHARFKPRGGRGLEKGREETRRAFIFSFPGNLGLGRNPVSRQQTALRGYRAFPPRGRNPSSSPSGSGDRSTAGPPGIPCRSPRAHLAACCGQNYLRVAGSSLPLTDTPTSPSKLEGTAPSDLETNEAGQETLSSFPRAGSLIRGWQKSSCASHALPSSRVSERITSIPPTSQHGCAHSFIIHSVNYFLLSTYYVPDTVLPQMM; via the exons ATGGTGCGCGCGT CTGAACGGGACCGAACCCGGGAGACGCCTCCCCGAGCTCGGGGACTGAGTGGCAGGGCGCTCGGGAGCCCCAGGAGCCGCCGGGATTGGACCCGTTCCCCGCCACCGTTACTGCGCTCCCACGCGCGCTTCAAACCCCGGGGTGGGAGGGGGCTGGAGAAAGGACGCGAGGAAACCCGAAGagcattcattttctctttcccagGGAACCTGGGTCTGGGCAG GAACCCGGTTTCTCGCCAGCAAACTGCTCTCAGAGGCTACCGAGCGTTCCCGCCTCGCGGCAGGAACCCTTCCAGCTCGCCCTCGGGCTCTGGGGACCGCTCCACAGCGGGGCCTCCCGGAATTCCCTGCCGGTCTCCGCGGGCACACTTGGCTGCCTGCTGCGGCCAAAACTATCTTCGCGTGGCGGGGTCCTCCCTCCCCCTCACAGACACCCCGACATCACCCTCAAAACTGGAAGGGACAGCCCCGAGTGATCTAG aGACCAATGAGGCAGGGCAGGAGACACTCAGCAGTTTCCCTCGTGCGGGATCTCTAATAAGAGGCTGGCAGAAAAGTTCCTGTGCTTCCCATGCTCTGCCCAGCTCTAGGGTCTCAG AGAGAATCACCTCCATCCCACCTACCTCACAGCATGGCTGTGcacattcattcatcattcattcgGTCAACTAttttttattgagtacctactatgtgccagacactgttttgcCACAGATGATGTAG